The stretch of DNA CGATTCTCATCTGGCTCAGTCTACTGTCAAGGTCATCATGAATCCTGTTCAGATCTCTGTCCCACAAGGGGGAGTAGGCCAGTTCTTGAGACTCGTACATGACGATCTGGGTATGTACGGGCGCTGCATAGAACTGCCCACTGACACTCAGGAAGGCGGCTACTAGCAACAGAGCCACCACCATCTTTCGTTCCAGATTCATTCCACTCACTCTCTCTTGATGTACAAGCAAGAAAGCGATGCGGGTGCATTCGAAGAGTTATATAAATCCACCGAATTCTTCCGCAGACTCCGTGTTCTGAAAGCATTTAAAAGCCGCCGAACTTTTCCCTATGTCCATGACGTCGTTGAAGAGCAGGTCGATTGTAGCTGGAATACTACTGATACTCATGCTGTGTGTGCTACCTCAGCCAGTAGCAGCATACTCCACCAACAGCTCACTGTTGTCAATCACGCATGCGGACTACTGCGACCTAGATGGGGACGGGTTTGCAGACGATGTCCTGACGAAGGTGATAGTGGGCACACACAGCGGGCTCCCAGAATTCGTGTTCTGCTGGACCACACTTAAGCTCACATTGCCATCTGGGACCGAGTCGTACACGGACGTGTGGATCTGGGGCATCTACTCCTCAGTGGAGATAACTGTGGAGTGGTATGACCATGCCACAGAGTCCGGATGGTACAGCCTCCATGTGACGATGGACTCCATGACGATGTTGGACTCCTTTGCAGCTGAGGCCCACATGGTGTTTGACCCTCCGGATGAGGGACCCCCGGGCACTCCATGGGTCAGAGTCATGCTCTCCAGTCCTTCGTGCATGTGAGACATCGGTTCGTTAGGAGGACACCACCTCATTGGATCATGGACTCACGCCAAACCACCTCCGCATTCTTGTTGCTCTTCAACAGTGCCCCCTTGGTACCTACGAGGAACTCTCTGAAAGGGTCGGCTTGGCAAAGTCAGTAGTACACGGATACGTACAGGAGCTCGCGTGTTGGCCTCAGACCAATGTAGCATACTATTCGGTGGTGGCGAACCCGAACCTTGTCAACCTCGGGCTTGAACTGGTTGACGTGTTAGTTGAGGCTGACAGCGAAGCCAAACTCCAGGGTGTAGAGGCAGTCTGTCAGAAACACCCGTACACTGTCTACCGCGCCCGCTGCTTTGGTGACATCAATGGGGTACTAGTTCAGTTCAGGGCACCCATGGGGACCTCGATCAAGATATCAATGCTCTTCGAAAGGGCTGCTCGCGAGGGAATATGCAACGGCCATCGAGTGCTGCCATTCAACAAGGCGAGTGTCTGCTACACGACAATGAACCTTGACAATTGGAATCACGAGACCGGCAGTTGGGAGTTCGACTGGGCTGAGTGGTTCTCGGCCAAGGGCACATTTCGAACCGAGAAGGAGCAGCCTCAGCCGGTCGCTGCGGACAAGGAATGGCTGATGCGCCCGGATATGCTTGTCATCCGCGAACTCACACGCAATGCAAGACAGAAGAACAAGGACATCATGGACACACTCGCAAGAGCGGGCTTCCAAACGACTTCGCAAGCATTCAGCAGAAGACTGGAGCGCATCAAGGAGAGATGCATTAGCGGTTACCGGGTCCAGATTAATCCTTATGCATTCGACTCGTATAATCCTGTTCTGATATGGGGTGAGGGAGAGGAGAATGAGATCAGAGACCTGTCACACAGAGTCACGCAGAGGCCAATACCATTCACGTCCACCTTCAAGTCGTTCCAAGACAAGGTCTTCTGGTATGTCCATCTGCCAGCCACTCACCTCTCAGATCTACTCTTCTACCTGAGGCCAATCCTTCATGACCTCCGGTTCCATCATATCGACTACACACGGAGCAGGACCTACTACCTGTGGCCCGAGACTTTCGACGACTCTGCTCATGAGTGGAAGACTGACGATTCATTCATGATAGACGGTGTTCTTAGTGACATGTGACACGCCATGACAGCCGACTCTGCAGCCTGTGAATAGTCCCAGACGGACAGTCCAAGACACGCGCTGGCAGATTATGCTTAGAGAAGACGGAGGGAAGATGGAATTAGGAATGGTGCGGAGGGCGAGATTTGAACTC from Candidatus Thorarchaeota archaeon encodes:
- a CDS encoding winged helix-turn-helix transcriptional regulator — protein: MDHGLTPNHLRILVALQQCPLGTYEELSERVGLAKSVVHGYVQELACWPQTNVAYYSVVANPNLVNLGLELVDVLVEADSEAKLQGVEAVCQKHPYTVYRARCFGDINGVLVQFRAPMGTSIKISMLFERAAREGICNGHRVLPFNKASVCYTTMNLDNWNHETGSWEFDWAEWFSAKGTFRTEKEQPQPVAADKEWLMRPDMLVIRELTRNARQKNKDIMDTLARAGFQTTSQAFSRRLERIKERCISGYRVQINPYAFDSYNPVLIWGEGEENEIRDLSHRVTQRPIPFTSTFKSFQDKVFWYVHLPATHLSDLLFYLRPILHDLRFHHIDYTRSRTYYLWPETFDDSAHEWKTDDSFMIDGVLSDM